A genomic segment from Chitinophagaceae bacterium encodes:
- the lipA gene encoding lipoyl synthase, producing MSCNTGIIENVPSEEKIKKPSWLRVRLPIGEEYKHVRSLVDTHKLHTICESGNCPNMGECWGAGTATFMILGNICTRSCGFCAVATGRPLAADWNEPQRVAEAIHLMKVKHAVITSVDRDDLKDGGSAIWYNTIKAVKNLNPETTLETLIPDFKGNKDQIKCVADAAPEVVSHNIETTERLTRQVRIQAKYRRSLDVLETLRSLGMRTKSGIMLGLGETREEVVQTLKDLNNSGVNVVTLGQYLQPTKKHLAVQRFVHPDEFKEYRNIGYKLGLDFVESGPLVRSSYHSEKHVIAGYGRQQWLSEQ from the coding sequence ATGAGTTGCAATACAGGGATAATAGAAAATGTACCCAGTGAAGAAAAAATTAAAAAACCATCATGGTTAAGGGTGCGGTTGCCAATTGGTGAAGAATATAAGCATGTAAGGAGCCTGGTAGATACGCATAAACTGCATACCATTTGCGAAAGCGGAAATTGCCCCAATATGGGTGAATGCTGGGGCGCAGGTACTGCAACATTTATGATACTGGGCAATATTTGCACCCGTAGTTGTGGGTTTTGCGCCGTGGCAACAGGAAGGCCGCTTGCAGCCGATTGGAACGAACCACAACGTGTTGCCGAAGCTATTCATTTAATGAAAGTAAAACATGCAGTTATAACATCTGTTGACAGGGATGATTTAAAAGATGGAGGCAGCGCTATTTGGTATAATACAATTAAAGCTGTAAAAAACTTAAACCCCGAAACTACTTTAGAAACCCTGATACCCGACTTTAAAGGAAATAAGGACCAAATAAAGTGTGTGGCCGATGCAGCTCCGGAAGTAGTAAGCCATAATATTGAAACTACAGAACGCCTCACCAGGCAGGTGAGGATACAAGCTAAATACCGCAGGAGCCTCGATGTGCTGGAAACACTCAGGTCATTGGGTATGCGTACCAAAAGCGGTATAATGCTGGGCCTGGGAGAAACCCGGGAAGAAGTAGTGCAAACTTTAAAAGATTTAAATAATAGCGGTGTAAACGTAGTTACACTTGGGCAATATTTACAGCCTACCAAAAAGCATTTAGCCGTTCAGCGTTTTGTACACCCCGATGAATTTAAAGAATACCGTAATATAGGCTATAAACTTGGGCTCGATTTTGTGGAAAGCGGCCCATTGGTACGCTCCAGCTACCATAGCGAGAAACATGTTATTGCCGGGTATGGCAGGCAGCAATGGCTTAGCGAACAGTAA
- a CDS encoding OsmC family protein: protein MTANIEYTGHLRCKCTHVQSGTVIETDAPTDNLGKGERFSPTDTVCVALATCMITTMGIRAQDMAVELSGTKLEVTKHMLANPRRIGKIEIYLYLPGNIAEHNQKVLQQIGDNCPVVKSLHPDIELVVVYHWG from the coding sequence ATGACTGCAAATATTGAATACACCGGCCATTTACGCTGCAAATGCACCCATGTACAAAGTGGTACAGTAATAGAAACCGATGCCCCTACCGATAACCTTGGAAAGGGTGAACGCTTTAGCCCAACGGATACGGTTTGTGTGGCTTTGGCCACCTGCATGATAACTACAATGGGCATTCGTGCACAGGATATGGCCGTAGAACTTAGCGGCACAAAACTGGAAGTTACCAAACACATGCTGGCCAACCCAAGAAGAATTGGTAAAATTGAAATTTATCTTTATTTGCCCGGCAACATTGCTGAGCATAACCAAAAAGTATTACAGCAAATTGGCGATAATTGCCCGGTTGTAAAAAGCCTTCATCCTGATATTGAGTTGGTAGTGGTTTATCATTGGGGTTAA
- a CDS encoding DUF2851 family protein: MTEQLLQFIWQFRYFNLQQLATTQNEILQIIHSGNHNTNQGPDFLNAKIKVGNTLLAGSIELHLKATDWINHKHSTDKNYNNVILHVVWQNDKNIGLPFPVLELQNRVSVLLLKKYAGIMDTKSFIPCEKHIGALPALTISSWKDRAAAERMQQKAAYIQSLLQQNNNHWEETFWWLLARNFGLPQNADAFEAVAKSLPITILAKHKNQLIQTEALLLGQAGLLNEDFEEHYPKMLKKEYLFLQKKYQLPAIHIPVNFLRMRPANFPTVRLAQLAALIHSSVHLFSKIKETTSLKEIIKLLQCTANDYWNYHYRFEKETTVKPKSPGKQMSGILLLNTVIPVLYTYGLLNKKEEYKTRAILFAESIAPEKNSITANFGHLGITCLNAYDSQALIYWKKNYCTEKRCLQCSIGNKILKPEKG; the protein is encoded by the coding sequence ATGACCGAGCAACTCCTCCAGTTCATCTGGCAATTCCGGTATTTTAATTTGCAGCAACTGGCAACAACCCAAAACGAAATTTTGCAAATTATCCATTCCGGCAACCATAATACAAACCAGGGTCCCGATTTTTTAAATGCCAAAATAAAAGTGGGCAATACGCTTCTTGCCGGTAGCATTGAGTTGCACTTAAAGGCGACAGACTGGATAAACCATAAACACAGCACTGATAAAAATTATAACAATGTAATCCTTCATGTGGTTTGGCAAAACGATAAAAATATCGGCCTTCCTTTTCCTGTGCTGGAATTGCAGAACAGGGTTTCCGTCCTTTTGTTGAAAAAGTATGCAGGTATAATGGATACAAAATCATTTATTCCCTGCGAAAAGCATATTGGCGCACTGCCTGCCCTCACCATAAGTTCCTGGAAAGACAGGGCTGCAGCAGAAAGGATGCAGCAAAAAGCAGCTTATATCCAATCTTTATTGCAGCAAAATAATAATCATTGGGAAGAAACTTTTTGGTGGCTGCTGGCACGCAATTTCGGATTGCCCCAAAATGCAGATGCATTTGAGGCAGTTGCAAAATCATTGCCTATTACTATTTTGGCAAAGCATAAAAACCAGTTGATTCAGACTGAGGCTTTACTGCTGGGCCAGGCAGGGTTATTAAACGAAGACTTTGAAGAACACTATCCAAAAATGCTAAAAAAAGAATATTTATTTCTCCAAAAAAAATATCAATTACCCGCCATTCACATCCCGGTAAATTTTTTACGCATGCGGCCGGCCAATTTTCCTACAGTAAGGCTGGCACAACTGGCAGCGCTCATCCACAGCAGCGTACACCTGTTCTCAAAAATAAAAGAAACCACATCTTTAAAAGAGATTATTAAGCTGTTGCAATGCACTGCCAACGATTACTGGAATTACCATTATCGTTTTGAAAAGGAAACAACAGTAAAACCCAAATCACCCGGAAAACAAATGTCGGGCATCCTTTTATTAAATACCGTTATACCTGTATTGTATACTTATGGGCTGCTGAATAAAAAAGAGGAATATAAAACCCGTGCCATTTTATTTGCAGAAAGTATTGCGCCAGAAAAAAATTCAATTACTGCAAACTTCGGTCATTTGGGTATTACCTGCCTTAATGCTTACGATTCGCAGGCGCTTATTTACTGGAAAAAAAATTATTGCACTGAAAAACGTTGCCTGCAATGCAGCATAGGTAATAAAATATTAAAGCCGGAAAAAGGTTAA